One window of the Streptomyces asoensis genome contains the following:
- a CDS encoding L,D-transpeptidase codes for MSHVPRPRTVVGCTLLVIALGAVASACGSDGNPLSARPYDATDQISFNNLGGDGKKSDPDKPLEVIAEDDDRITDVTAVDDAGRYVAGELAADGSRWHSTEPLAASAHYTVRVSTEDDDGAPGRRVLTFDTGKPTSKKRLGVEFGPQAGEYGVGQPVTAKLDQPIKDPAQRAVVERALKVDSTPSVQGGWHWVDDKELHYRPQEYWPAHATLRVHSNLDGIKISDRLWGGPTKDLKLTIGDRVIAVTDASSHSMTVFKNNEEINQIPVTTGKPGFETRNGVKVVLGKEYFVRMRGTSVGIAEGSSESYDLPVYYATRVTWSGEYVHAAPWSVGSQGYANVSHGCTGMSTSNAEWFFDNIRQGDVVQVVNSYGDTMETFGNGFGDWNLDWKKWTKGSALTGGKQKTEQDTSRLRPAAV; via the coding sequence ATGAGCCACGTACCCCGCCCTCGTACCGTCGTGGGCTGCACCCTGCTGGTGATCGCCCTGGGCGCGGTCGCAAGCGCCTGCGGCTCGGACGGCAACCCGCTCTCCGCGCGCCCCTACGACGCGACGGACCAGATCTCCTTCAACAACCTCGGTGGCGACGGGAAGAAGTCCGACCCGGACAAGCCCCTGGAGGTCATCGCGGAGGACGACGACCGCATCACGGACGTCACCGCCGTGGACGACGCAGGCCGTTACGTGGCGGGCGAACTCGCCGCCGACGGCAGCCGCTGGCACAGCACCGAGCCGCTGGCCGCGAGCGCCCACTACACGGTCCGCGTGAGCACCGAGGACGACGACGGCGCCCCCGGCCGCCGGGTGCTCACCTTCGACACCGGCAAGCCCACCTCGAAGAAGCGCCTGGGGGTCGAGTTCGGCCCCCAGGCGGGCGAGTACGGCGTCGGCCAGCCCGTCACCGCCAAGCTGGACCAGCCCATCAAGGACCCTGCCCAGCGGGCCGTCGTCGAACGCGCCCTCAAGGTCGACTCGACGCCGTCCGTGCAGGGCGGCTGGCACTGGGTGGACGACAAGGAACTCCACTACCGGCCCCAGGAGTACTGGCCCGCCCACGCCACCCTCCGGGTGCACAGCAACCTGGACGGCATCAAGATCAGCGACCGGCTGTGGGGCGGTCCCACGAAGGACCTCAAGCTCACGATCGGCGACCGGGTCATCGCCGTCACGGACGCGTCGTCGCACTCCATGACGGTCTTCAAGAACAACGAGGAGATCAACCAGATCCCCGTCACCACCGGCAAGCCCGGCTTCGAGACCCGCAACGGCGTCAAGGTCGTCCTGGGCAAGGAGTACTTCGTACGGATGCGCGGCACCTCCGTCGGCATCGCGGAGGGCTCCTCGGAGTCCTACGACCTGCCCGTGTACTACGCCACCCGCGTCACCTGGAGCGGCGAGTACGTGCACGCCGCCCCCTGGTCCGTGGGCTCCCAGGGGTACGCGAACGTCAGCCACGGCTGCACCGGCATGAGCACGTCCAACGCCGAGTGGTTCTTCGACAACATCCGCCAGGGCGACGTCGTCCAGGTCGTCAACAGCTACGGCGACACGATGGAGACCTTCGGCAACGGCTTCGGCGACTGGAACCTGGACTGGAAGAAGTGGACCAAGGGCAGCGCGCTGACGGGCGGCAAGCAGAAGACGGAGCAGGACACGTCGAGGCTGCGGCCTGCGGCGGTGTAG
- the qcrC gene encoding cytochrome bc1 complex diheme cytochrome c subunit, which translates to MKKLSVRRRHPLAALVVLLLALAATGGLYAAFAPASKAQADDTAQSLAIDEGKKLYAVGCASCHGTGGQGTSDGPSLVGVGAAAVDFQVGTGRMPAATSQGAQVPAKKVIYTQAEIDQLAAFISSLGAGPSVPTDAEYGPEGADIAKGGELFRTNCAQCHNFTGKGGALTKGKYAPTLEGVDPKHIYEAMQTGPQNMPSFPDTTLSEQNKKDIIAYLHAVNSDETNNPGGLELGGLGPVSEGLFAWIFGLGALIAVAVWVAARTAKAKKS; encoded by the coding sequence GTGAAAAAGCTCTCCGTACGACGACGCCATCCGCTGGCGGCGCTCGTCGTCCTACTCCTCGCGCTGGCGGCTACCGGGGGGCTGTACGCCGCGTTCGCGCCCGCGAGCAAGGCACAGGCAGACGACACCGCCCAGTCCCTCGCCATCGACGAGGGCAAGAAGCTCTACGCCGTTGGCTGCGCAAGCTGCCACGGCACCGGCGGTCAGGGGACCTCCGACGGCCCGAGCCTGGTCGGCGTGGGCGCCGCGGCCGTCGACTTCCAGGTCGGCACCGGGCGTATGCCCGCGGCTACCTCGCAGGGCGCCCAGGTGCCCGCGAAGAAGGTCATCTACACGCAGGCCGAGATCGACCAGCTCGCCGCGTTCATCTCCTCCCTGGGCGCCGGCCCGTCCGTCCCGACCGACGCCGAGTACGGCCCGGAGGGCGCGGACATCGCCAAGGGTGGCGAGCTGTTCCGCACCAACTGCGCGCAGTGCCACAACTTCACCGGCAAGGGCGGTGCCCTCACCAAGGGCAAGTACGCCCCGACCCTCGAGGGCGTGGACCCGAAGCACATCTACGAGGCCATGCAGACCGGCCCGCAGAACATGCCTTCCTTCCCCGACACCACCCTGTCGGAGCAGAACAAGAAGGACATCATCGCGTACCTGCACGCGGTCAACAGCGACGAGACGAACAACCCCGGTGGTCTGGAGCTGGGCGGCCTCGGGCCGGTCAGTGAGGGCCTGTTCGCCTGGATCTTCGGTCTCGGTGCCCTGATCGCGGTCGCCGTCTGGGTCGCCGCTCGGACCGCAAAGGCCAAGAAGTCATGA
- the qcrB gene encoding cytochrome bc1 complex cytochrome b subunit, protein MSTNVNTESNESRERGKAPAGERIADWADGRLGIYSLAKANMRKIFPDHWSFMLGEICLYSFIIIILTGVYLTLFFHPSMNEVEYHGSYVPLQGQLMSEAFSSTLHISFDVRGGLLIRQIHHWAALIFLAGMFVHMMRVFFTGAFRKPREVNWLFGFLLFVLGMFTGFTGYSLPDDLLSGTGVRFTQGAILSMPIVGTYISMFLFGGEFPGHDFVARFYSIHILLLPGIMLGLVVGHLILVFYHKHTQFAGPGKSNKNVVGMPLLPVYMAKAGGFFFLVFGVIAVIAGIAQINPIWAMGPYRPDQVSTGAQPDWYMGFAEGLIRFMPGWEVNIWGHTLVLGVFIPLVLFGVLLAILALYPFIESWVTGDKREHHILDRPRNAPTRTALGVAWVTMYMIMLVGGGNDLWATHLHLSINSITWFVRIFFIAGPVIAYIVTKRICLGLQRRDRDKVLHGRETGTIKRLPHGEFIEIHEPLSQEQLHTLTAHEQYEPAAIGAAVDENGVERKVKGKEKLRAKISGAYFGEDQQIPKPTAEEYKEITSGHGHH, encoded by the coding sequence ATGAGCACGAACGTAAACACCGAGAGCAACGAGTCCCGTGAACGCGGGAAGGCGCCGGCCGGCGAGCGGATCGCCGACTGGGCCGACGGCCGGCTGGGGATCTACTCCCTGGCCAAGGCCAACATGCGCAAGATCTTCCCCGACCACTGGTCGTTCATGCTGGGTGAGATCTGCCTCTACAGCTTCATCATCATCATCCTCACGGGTGTGTACCTGACGCTGTTCTTCCACCCGTCGATGAACGAGGTGGAGTACCACGGCAGCTACGTCCCGCTCCAGGGACAGCTGATGTCCGAGGCGTTCAGCTCGACCCTGCACATCTCCTTCGACGTGCGCGGCGGTCTGCTCATCCGGCAGATCCACCACTGGGCGGCGCTGATCTTCCTCGCCGGCATGTTCGTGCACATGATGCGGGTGTTCTTCACGGGCGCGTTCCGCAAGCCCCGTGAGGTCAACTGGCTGTTCGGCTTCCTGTTGTTCGTCCTGGGCATGTTCACCGGTTTCACCGGTTACTCGCTCCCGGACGACCTGCTCTCCGGCACCGGTGTCCGCTTCACCCAGGGCGCGATCCTGTCGATGCCGATCGTCGGCACGTACATCTCGATGTTCCTGTTCGGCGGGGAGTTCCCGGGCCACGACTTCGTGGCGCGGTTCTACTCGATCCACATCCTGCTGCTGCCGGGCATCATGCTCGGCCTGGTGGTCGGCCACCTGATCCTGGTCTTCTACCACAAGCACACGCAGTTCGCGGGCCCCGGAAAGAGCAACAAGAACGTCGTCGGCATGCCGCTGCTGCCGGTGTACATGGCCAAGGCCGGAGGCTTCTTCTTCCTGGTCTTCGGTGTGATCGCGGTCATCGCGGGCATCGCCCAGATCAACCCGATCTGGGCCATGGGCCCCTACCGTCCGGACCAGGTGTCCACCGGTGCCCAGCCCGACTGGTACATGGGCTTCGCCGAGGGCCTGATCCGCTTCATGCCGGGCTGGGAGGTCAACATCTGGGGCCACACCCTGGTCCTGGGTGTGTTCATCCCGCTGGTCCTGTTCGGTGTTCTGCTCGCGATCCTCGCGCTCTACCCCTTCATCGAGTCGTGGGTCACGGGCGACAAGCGCGAGCACCACATCCTGGACCGGCCGCGCAACGCCCCGACGCGCACCGCGCTGGGCGTCGCCTGGGTCACGATGTACATGATCATGCTGGTCGGCGGTGGCAACGACCTGTGGGCCACCCACCTCCACCTGTCGATCAACTCGATCACCTGGTTCGTCCGGATCTTCTTCATCGCCGGACCGGTCATCGCGTACATCGTCACCAAGCGGATCTGCCTCGGCCTCCAGCGCCGGGACCGGGACAAGGTGCTGCACGGTCGCGAGACCGGCACCATCAAGCGCCTGCCGCACGGTGAGTTCATCGAGATCCACGAGCCGCTCAGCCAGGAGCAGCTGCACACCCTCACGGCGCACGAGCAGTACGAGCCGGCCGCGATCGGCGCCGCCGTCGACGAGAACGGCGTCGAGCGCAAGGTGAAGGGCAAGGAGAAGCTCCGCGCCAAGATCAGCGGGGCGTACTTCGGTGAGGACCAGCAGATTCCGAAGCCCACCGCGGAGGAGTACAAGGAGATCACGAGCGGCCACGGCCACCACTGA
- the ctaD gene encoding aa3-type cytochrome oxidase subunit I, which produces MSILNEPQGASAAEDSYENELPVRRKQPGNVVVKWLTTTDHKTIGTLYLVTSFAFFCIGGVMALLMRAELARPGLQIMSNEQFNQAFTMHGTIMLLMFATPLFAGFTNWIMPLQIGAPDVAFPRLNMFAYWLYLFGSLIAVAGFLTPQGAADFGWFAYAPLSDAVRSPGIGADMWIMGLAFSGFGTILGSVNFITTIICMRAPGMTMFRMPIFTWNVLLTGVLVLLAFPVLAAALFALEADRKFGAHVFDAANGGALLWQHLFWFFGHPEVYIIALPFFGIISEVIPVFSRKPMFGYMGLIAATISIAGLSVTVWAHHMYVTGGVLLPFFSFMTFLIAVPTGVKFFNWIGTMWKGSLSFETPMLWATGFLITFTFGGLTGVILASPPMDFHVSDSYFVVAHFHYVVFGTVVFAMFSGFHFWWPKFTGKMLDERLGKITFWTLFVGFHGTFLVQHWLGAEGMPRRYADYLAADGFTALNTISTISSFVLGLSVLPFFYNVWKTAKYGKPVGVDDPWGYGRSLEWATSCPPPRHNFLTLPRIRSESPAFDLHHPEIAALEQLEHAGHGASAISGSKEAGK; this is translated from the coding sequence GTGAGCATCCTCAACGAACCCCAGGGTGCCTCCGCAGCTGAGGACTCGTACGAGAACGAGCTGCCGGTCAGGCGCAAGCAGCCCGGCAACGTCGTGGTGAAGTGGCTGACGACCACCGACCACAAGACCATCGGTACGTTGTACCTGGTCACGTCGTTCGCGTTCTTCTGCATCGGTGGCGTCATGGCGCTCCTCATGCGCGCCGAGCTCGCCCGACCGGGCTTGCAGATCATGTCGAACGAGCAGTTCAACCAGGCGTTCACGATGCACGGCACGATCATGCTGCTGATGTTCGCGACGCCGCTGTTCGCCGGCTTCACGAACTGGATCATGCCGCTCCAGATCGGCGCGCCGGACGTCGCCTTCCCGCGGCTGAACATGTTCGCCTACTGGCTCTACCTGTTCGGCTCGCTGATCGCGGTGGCAGGCTTCCTCACCCCGCAGGGTGCGGCCGACTTCGGCTGGTTCGCCTACGCCCCGCTGTCGGACGCGGTCCGCAGCCCCGGCATCGGCGCCGACATGTGGATCATGGGTCTGGCCTTCTCCGGCTTCGGCACCATCCTCGGCTCGGTCAACTTCATCACCACGATCATCTGCATGCGCGCGCCCGGCATGACGATGTTCCGGATGCCGATCTTCACCTGGAACGTCCTGCTGACCGGTGTCCTGGTCCTGCTGGCCTTCCCGGTCCTCGCGGCCGCGCTGTTCGCCCTGGAGGCGGACCGCAAGTTCGGTGCCCATGTCTTCGACGCGGCCAACGGCGGCGCGTTGCTGTGGCAACACCTCTTCTGGTTCTTCGGCCATCCAGAGGTGTACATCATCGCCCTACCATTCTTCGGAATCATTTCCGAAGTGATCCCGGTGTTCTCCCGCAAGCCGATGTTCGGCTACATGGGCCTGATCGCCGCGACCATCTCGATCGCCGGTCTGTCCGTGACGGTGTGGGCGCACCACATGTACGTCACGGGTGGCGTGCTGCTCCCGTTCTTCTCCTTCATGACGTTCCTCATCGCCGTGCCTACCGGTGTGAAGTTCTTCAACTGGATCGGAACGATGTGGAAGGGCTCGCTGTCCTTCGAGACACCGATGCTGTGGGCGACGGGCTTCCTCATCACCTTCACCTTCGGTGGTCTGACCGGCGTCATCCTGGCCTCGCCGCCGATGGACTTCCATGTGTCCGACTCGTACTTCGTGGTGGCGCACTTCCACTACGTCGTCTTCGGCACCGTCGTCTTCGCGATGTTCTCCGGCTTCCACTTCTGGTGGCCGAAGTTCACCGGCAAGATGCTCGACGAGCGCCTCGGCAAGATCACCTTCTGGACGCTGTTCGTCGGCTTCCACGGCACCTTCCTGGTCCAGCACTGGCTGGGCGCGGAGGGCATGCCGCGTCGGTACGCCGACTACCTGGCGGCCGACGGCTTCACCGCCCTGAACACGATCTCGACGATCAGCTCGTTCGTCCTCGGTCTGTCCGTCCTGCCGTTCTTCTACAACGTGTGGAAGACCGCCAAGTACGGCAAGCCGGTCGGCGTCGACGACCCGTGGGGCTACGGCCGCTCCCTGGAGTGGGCCACCTCCTGCCCGCCGCCGCGCCACAACTTCCTCACCCTGCCGCGGATCCGCAGTGAATCCCCGGCGTTCGACCTGCACCACCCCGAGATCGCCGCGCTCGAGCAGCTGGAGCACGCCGGCCACGGTGCCAGTGCCATCTCGGGCAGCAAGGAGGCCGGCAAGTGA
- the qcrA gene encoding cytochrome bc1 complex Rieske iron-sulfur subunit produces MSSQDIPEENLPAEQDHAHGSAVGIADEQNPFADPGLPPHEHRVQDIDERAAKRSERAVAFLFTLSMLATVGFIAAYVAIPADKSIFVFPIGHLSALNFALGLTLGTALFTIGAGAVHWARTLMSDVEVADERHAIAAPPEVRAKVHADFKQGAKESALGRRKLIRNTMFGALTLVPLSGVVLLRDLGPLPEDKLRHTLWAKGKLLVNMNTNEPLRPSDVAVGSLTFAKPEGLEEHDEEFQNEIAKAALMIVRLQPDNIKDKQELDWSYQGIVAYSKICTHVGCPISLYEQQTHHVLCPCHQSTFDLSDGARVIFGPAGHALPQLRIGVNDEGYLEALGDFEEPVGPAFWERG; encoded by the coding sequence ATGAGTAGCCAAGACATTCCAGAAGAGAACCTGCCCGCTGAGCAGGACCACGCACACGGCAGCGCCGTAGGCATCGCGGACGAGCAGAACCCGTTCGCCGACCCGGGGCTGCCGCCCCACGAGCACCGCGTCCAGGACATCGACGAGCGGGCCGCCAAGCGGTCCGAGCGTGCGGTCGCCTTCCTGTTCACGCTGTCGATGCTCGCCACGGTCGGCTTCATCGCCGCGTACGTGGCGATCCCCGCCGACAAGTCGATCTTCGTGTTCCCGATCGGCCACCTCAGCGCGCTGAACTTCGCGCTGGGTCTGACGCTGGGCACGGCGCTGTTCACCATCGGCGCCGGCGCGGTCCACTGGGCCCGCACCCTGATGTCCGACGTGGAGGTCGCCGACGAGCGGCACGCGATCGCCGCGCCCCCCGAGGTCCGTGCGAAGGTCCACGCGGACTTCAAGCAGGGTGCCAAGGAGTCCGCGCTCGGCCGTCGCAAGCTGATCCGCAACACGATGTTCGGCGCGCTCACCCTGGTGCCGCTGTCCGGTGTCGTGCTGCTGCGCGACCTCGGCCCGCTGCCCGAGGACAAGCTGCGTCACACGCTGTGGGCCAAGGGCAAGCTGCTCGTCAACATGAACACGAACGAGCCGCTGCGTCCCTCGGACGTCGCCGTCGGTTCGCTCACCTTCGCCAAGCCCGAGGGCCTGGAGGAGCACGACGAGGAGTTCCAGAACGAGATCGCCAAGGCGGCCCTGATGATCGTCCGGCTCCAGCCGGACAACATCAAGGACAAGCAGGAACTCGACTGGTCCTACCAGGGCATCGTGGCGTACTCGAAGATCTGCACCCACGTCGGTTGCCCGATCTCGCTGTACGAGCAGCAGACGCACCACGTGCTGTGCCCCTGCCACCAGTCCACCTTCGACCTCTCCGACGGTGCCCGAGTGATCTTCGGCCCCGCCGGCCACGCCCTGCCGCAGCTGCGCATCGGTGTGAACGACGAGGGCTATCTCGAGGCGCTCGGCGACTTCGAAGAGCCCGTCGGTCCTGCTTTCTGGGAGCGCGGATGA
- a CDS encoding cytochrome c oxidase subunit 4, with product MKIQGKMFVWLSVFVLVMAIVYGVWSKEPAGTTALFLAFGLCIMIGFYLGFTARRVDAGAQDNKEADVADDAGELGFFSPHSWQPLSLGIGGALAFLGVAVGWWLLYFSLPLILIGLWGWVFEYYRGESRTQ from the coding sequence GTGAAGATCCAGGGCAAGATGTTCGTCTGGCTGAGCGTCTTCGTCCTCGTCATGGCGATCGTCTATGGCGTGTGGTCGAAGGAGCCGGCCGGTACCACGGCCCTCTTCCTGGCCTTCGGCCTGTGCATCATGATCGGCTTCTACCTGGGCTTCACCGCCCGGCGGGTCGACGCGGGCGCGCAGGACAACAAGGAGGCGGACGTCGCGGACGACGCCGGCGAGCTGGGCTTCTTCAGCCCGCACAGCTGGCAGCCGCTGTCGCTGGGCATCGGCGGCGCCCTGGCCTTCCTCGGGGTCGCTGTCGGCTGGTGGCTGCTGTACTTCTCCCTGCCGCTGATCCTCATCGGTCTCTGGGGCTGGGTCTTCGAGTACTACCGCGGTGAGAGCCGCACCCAGTAG
- the ctaC gene encoding aa3-type cytochrome oxidase subunit II — MSPNGSDRSPRRPMRRKLLQAMTAGLVLATATGCTYKDFPRLGMPTPVTEEAPRILSLWQGSWAAALATGVLVWGLILWSAFFHRRSRTKVEVPPQTRYNMPIEALYTVVPIIIVSVLFYFTARDESKLLSLDKKPDVTVNVVGFQWSWCFNYIESVDGSDGDAKTDKNLAAIPDRFKTDFPDNAGGVYTCGTPGERNPQTNNPGPTLWLPEGKTVRFVLTSRDVIHSFWVVPFLMKQDVIPGHTNSFQVTPNKEGTYLGKCAELCGVDHSRMLFNVKVVSQERYEQHLKDLVKKGQTGYVPAGIEQTSHEKNRETNNL, encoded by the coding sequence GTGAGTCCCAACGGCTCCGACCGCTCGCCGCGGCGCCCGATGCGGCGGAAGCTGCTCCAGGCAATGACCGCGGGCCTGGTCCTGGCGACCGCCACCGGTTGCACATACAAGGACTTCCCCCGCCTTGGTATGCCCACCCCGGTCACAGAAGAGGCTCCGCGGATCCTCTCCCTGTGGCAGGGCTCATGGGCAGCCGCGCTGGCCACCGGCGTGCTGGTGTGGGGCCTGATCCTGTGGAGTGCTTTCTTCCACCGGCGCAGCCGCACAAAGGTCGAAGTTCCTCCGCAGACCCGGTACAACATGCCCATCGAGGCGCTGTACACGGTGGTTCCGATCATCATCGTCTCGGTGCTGTTCTACTTCACGGCCCGTGACGAGTCGAAGCTGCTGAGCCTCGACAAGAAGCCCGACGTCACGGTGAACGTGGTCGGCTTCCAGTGGAGCTGGTGCTTCAACTACATCGAGAGCGTCGACGGTTCCGACGGGGACGCGAAGACCGACAAGAACCTGGCCGCGATCCCGGACCGGTTCAAGACGGACTTCCCCGACAACGCCGGCGGCGTCTACACCTGCGGTACTCCCGGTGAGCGGAACCCGCAGACCAACAACCCCGGCCCGACCCTCTGGCTCCCTGAGGGCAAGACGGTCCGCTTCGTCCTCACCTCGCGTGACGTCATCCACTCCTTCTGGGTGGTGCCGTTCCTGATGAAGCAGGACGTCATCCCGGGCCACACCAACTCCTTCCAGGTGACCCCCAACAAGGAGGGCACCTACCTGGGCAAGTGCGCCGAGCTTTGCGGCGTCGACCACTCCCGGATGCTCTTCAACGTGAAGGTCGTCTCCCAGGAGCGCTACGAGCAGCACCTCAAGGACCTCGTGAAGAAGGGGCAGACCGGTTACGTTCCCGCGGGCATCGAGCAGACGAGCCACGAGAAGAACCGGGAGACGAACAACCTGTGA
- the ctaE gene encoding aa3-type cytochrome oxidase subunit III has protein sequence MSVVATATTVETGHAHPSVNRPNLTSVGTIIWLSSELMFFAALFAMYFTLRSVTGPDHWKEMAEALNFPFSATNTTILVLSSLTCQLGVFAAERGDVKKLRMWFIVTFIMGAIFIGGQIFEYTELVKKDGLSLSSDPYGSVFYLTTGFHGMHVTGGLIAFLFVLGRTYAAKRFTHEQATAAIVVSYYWHFVDVVWIGLFATIYMIK, from the coding sequence ATGTCGGTCGTGGCGACAGCAACGACAGTAGAAACCGGGCACGCGCACCCGTCGGTCAATCGGCCGAACCTCACCAGCGTCGGAACCATCATCTGGCTGAGCTCCGAGCTGATGTTCTTCGCGGCCCTCTTCGCGATGTACTTCACCCTGCGATCGGTGACGGGTCCTGATCACTGGAAGGAAATGGCCGAGGCCCTGAACTTCCCGTTCTCGGCCACCAACACCACGATCCTGGTGCTCTCCTCCCTCACCTGCCAGCTCGGCGTCTTCGCCGCCGAGCGCGGTGACGTGAAGAAGCTCAGGATGTGGTTCATCGTCACCTTCATCATGGGTGCGATCTTCATCGGCGGTCAGATCTTCGAGTACACGGAGCTGGTGAAGAAGGACGGGCTCTCGCTCTCCTCCGACCCGTACGGCTCGGTGTTCTACCTGACCACCGGCTTCCACGGCATGCACGTGACGGGCGGCCTCATCGCCTTCCTGTTCGTCCTCGGGCGCACCTACGCGGCCAAGAGGTTCACCCACGAGCAGGCGACCGCGGCCATCGTCGTGTCCTACTACTGGCACTTCGTCGACGTCGTCTGGATCGGCCTCTTCGCCACGATCTACATGATCAAGTAG